The Triticum aestivum cultivar Chinese Spring chromosome 3A, IWGSC CS RefSeq v2.1, whole genome shotgun sequence genome includes a region encoding these proteins:
- the LOC123060785 gene encoding uncharacterized protein, whose amino-acid sequence MPQDSFRSVVCRSLSKSHPSSSRSKDGSYLERTQCDAPYVVTLQPTVCRSCQSQDWRPSQSNREERSILSQRDYVMGSTLSRHFAEDLLRGAMDLQDSLVMLEKFQTVSQSMRQSTKQRRPGNDEESLDVTGIREALFEASIAKKLVPGSVSSRFDGQLRNSTDELKRVIKDSLYRAKLLSVASNGEQLASLSQSSRSTPNSTAVSKSTKEKKVVPRSSSCPPVQPDKSKTPSLVPTNKKPSLVARLMGLEGLPPHKGNTAKKDETLKTVSSPRAQFDIDMPKSKPPPAEKLPRQSLGKDSQRNGKAGQEMMKTIQVKRLLNTMNSDVHKVQQCNVQMNFPYFHEDTLPSQDTSAATEVGSAKSIQREQRMGQAQTKSPKDVKVVSHITRKQRIEQKTEISNRSSNKQKYHLPDRKGERRKDVKATAASASHSKLVRKTDKKSVASSSNPSTCRTMKPILRRTPGSSREKIVSSRNVNNSTIDDIVAYEVHREFIRTDCPSTEHSATPSDESCQSADWDTEPSIDDAHEDFSGSSEASLISSQSSPPINITPKKEVEIKDEMSLFLLSSKSFVNQAAQLIGTDAYDYDHLIEQYKDTGKAEMGDHELYVDIAMEQLERKHRQQNSLYYTGYRTQKCGATPYFSLEALLGDIGDGTRKLKSYTDDKDDHGSGTKDSMSMKLERDLGCADPSINSAWDMGWQDWICMEETECWVRDAGEDVLSSLIEEAVFEMLVN is encoded by the exons ATGCCTCAAGACAGTTTCAGATCAGTGGTTTGCAGGTCCCTTTCAAAGAGTCACCCCTCCAGCTCCAGGAGCAAAGATGGCAGCTACCTTGAAAGAACTCAGTGTGATGCCCCTTATGTTGTCACACTGCAACCCACAGTCTGCCGGAGCTGCCAAAGCCAGGATTGGCGCCCCTCGCAAAGTAACCGGGAGGAGAGGTCCATCTTGTCGCAAAGAGATTACGTGATGGGTTCCACACTCTCGAGGCATTTTGCCGAGGACCTCCTAAGAGGCGCTATGGACCTCCAGGACTCCCTTGTCATGCTTGAGAAGTTCCAAACAGTGTCACAGAGCATGCGGCAATCGACTAAGCAGAGAAGGCCAGGGAACGACGAGGAATCATTGGACGTCACTGGAATCCGTGAAGCACTCTTCGAAGCATCAATCGCCAAGAAGCTGGTCCCTGGAAGTGTCAGCAGTAGATTTGATGGGCAACTAAGGAATTCTACCGACGAGCTGAAGAGAGTGATCAAGGACAGCCTTTACAGGGCGAAACTCTTGTCAGTGGCCTCCAATGGTGAGCAGCTGGCCTCCTTGAGTCAGTCATCACGGAGCACGCCAAACAGTACCGCCGTATCCAAGTCTACTAAGGAGAAGAAGGTGGTGCCAAGATCATCATCCTGTCCACCTGTGCAACCTGACAAGTCCAAAACCCCAAGTTTGGTACCAACAAATAAAAAGCCGAGTTTGGTAGCAAGGCTCATGGGCCTTGAAGGTTTGCCCCCACACAAGGGAAATACCGCCAAGAAAGACGAGACACTCAAGACAGTAAGTTCACCAAGGGCACAGTTTGATATTGACATGCCTAAGTCAAAACCACCACCGGCAGAAAAGCTACCAAGGCAATCATTAGGAAAGGACTCTCAGCGTAATGGGAAGGCAGGGCAAGAGATGATGAAGACAATTCAAGTCAAGAGGCTTTTAAATACCATGAATTCTGATGTGCACAAGGTCCAGCAGTGCAATGTTCAGATGAATTTTCCTTATTTTCATGAGGACACCCTTCCTTCGCAAGATACCTCTGCGGCTACTGAAGTTGGTTCAGCGAAATCAATCCAAAGAGAACAAAGGATGGGCCAAGCTCAAACCAAATCCCCCAAGGATGTGAAGGTTGTATCTCATATAACTCGAAAGCAGCGCATAGAACAAAAAACTGAGATCAGCAATAGAAGCAGCAATAAACAGAAATATCATTTGCCTGATAGGAAGGGAGAAAGGAGGAAGGATGTGAAGGCTACGGCAGCATCAGCTTCTCACAGTAAACTAGTGAGAAAAACTGATAAGAAATCGGTTGCATCAAGTAGCAATCCTTCAACATGCCGTACAATGAAGCCAATCTTACGAAGAACACCTGGTAGTTCCAGAGAGAAGATAGTGTCAAGTAGAAATGTCAACAACTCAACtattgatgacattgtg GCATATGAGGTGCACAGAGAGTTCATCCGAACTGATTGTCCATCCACAGAACATAGTGCGACACCTAGTGATGAAAGCTGCCAGAGTGCTGATTGGGACACAGAACCTTCCATCGATG ATGCCCATGAAGATTTTAGCGGGTCCAGTGAAGCTTCACTGATTTCCAGCCAAAGCAGCCCACCAATAAACATAACACCAAAAAAGGAAGTTGAAATAAAAGATGAGATGAGTTTGTTTCTCCTAAGCAGCAAGTCATTCGTTAACCAAGCAGCACAGCTCATAGGCACTGACGCATACGATTACGACCATCTGATCGAGCAATACAAGGATACCGGCAAGGCTGAAATGGGAGACCATGAACTCTACGTGGACATAGCAATGGAGCAGCTGGAACGAAAACATCGTCAGCAGAACAGCCTATATTACACTGGATACAGGACCCAGAAATGCGGAGCAACACCATACTTCTCCCTGGAGGCATTGCTAGGTGATATCGGCGATGGGACTCGGAAGCTGAAGAGCTACACCGACGACAAAGACGACCATGGCAGTGGCACCAAAGACAGCATGTCCATGAAGCTGGAGAGGGATCTCGGATGCGCAGACCCGTCGATCAACAGCGCATGGGACATGGGGTGGCAGGACTGGATCTGCATGGAGGAAACGGAGTGCTGGGTAAGGGATGCCGGGGAGGACGTTCTGTCCTCGCTCATTGAGGAGGCTGTTTTCGAAATGCTGGTAAACTGA